The Aureimonas mangrovi genome contains the following window.
AACGTCCACGGATCGCGCTGGATGTCGGTCAGCCAGTAACGCCGCACGGCCAGTTCACCTCTTCGCGTCCGCATGGCATCAGTCGTGCGGACGCTGTCGTTCGGAGCGCCCATGTTCCTCTATGTCCTTAGGCGTCTGGCAAGCGCGATCCCGACGCTGTTCGTGATCGTCACGCTCGCCTTCTTCATGATCCGGCTCGCGCCCGGCGGCCCGTTCGACCTCGAGCGCCCGCTCGACCCGCTGATCATGCAGAACCTCGAGCGCGCCTACAATTTCGACCGGCCGCTCTACGAGCAGTACTTCCTCTATCTCGGCAGTCTTTTGCAGGGCGATCTCGGTCCGTCCTTCACGCGGCGCGACTTCTCGGTGGTGGACCTCTTCCGCGTCGGCCTGCCGGTCTCCATCCAGATCGGCGGCTTCGCGCTTCTGATCGCGCTCGTCCTCGGCGTCCTTCTCGGCGCCTTCGCGGCGCTGCGCCAGAACACGTGGGCCGACTATATGGTCGTCGGCACCGCGACGCTCGGCATCACCATTCCGACCTTCGTGATCGCGCCCGTCCTGTCGCTCGTCTTCGGGGTGATGATGGGCTGGCTGCCCGCCGGCGGCTGGGGCTCGTGGCAGCACATGGTGCTCCCGATCGCGACGCTCGCCCTGCCGCAGATCGCCATCATCGCGAGGCTGACGCGCGGCGCCACCATCGAGGCGCTGCGCTCCAACCACGTTCGCACCGCCCGCGCCTACGGCCTGCCGACGCGCACCGTCGTCGTCGTCCACGCGCTGCGCGCCGCGATCCTGCCGGTCGTCTCCTATCTGGGGCCGACGGCCGCCGCTCTGCTCACGGGTTCGGTGGTGGTGGAGACGATCTTCGGCATTCCGGGCATCGGCCGCTACTTCGTGCAGGGCGCTCTGGGGCGTGACTACACGCTCGTGATGGGCACGGTCGTCGTGATCGCCTGCTTCGTCATCGTCTTCAACCTGATCGTCGACGTCCTCTACGCCTGGCTCGACCCGAGGGTGCGCTATGACTGACATCGCCACCGCCGATACGCCGTCCGGCGAGGTGCCGGCGCCGGGCCGTTCGCTCGGCCAGGACGCCTGGGCACGCCTTCGCCGCAACCGCGCGGCCG
Protein-coding sequences here:
- a CDS encoding ABC transporter permease subunit, with protein sequence MFLYVLRRLASAIPTLFVIVTLAFFMIRLAPGGPFDLERPLDPLIMQNLERAYNFDRPLYEQYFLYLGSLLQGDLGPSFTRRDFSVVDLFRVGLPVSIQIGGFALLIALVLGVLLGAFAALRQNTWADYMVVGTATLGITIPTFVIAPVLSLVFGVMMGWLPAGGWGSWQHMVLPIATLALPQIAIIARLTRGATIEALRSNHVRTARAYGLPTRTVVVVHALRAAILPVVSYLGPTAAALLTGSVVVETIFGIPGIGRYFVQGALGRDYTLVMGTVVVIACFVIVFNLIVDVLYAWLDPRVRYD